The following coding sequences lie in one Ostrea edulis chromosome 8, xbOstEdul1.1, whole genome shotgun sequence genomic window:
- the LOC130049469 gene encoding uncharacterized protein LOC130049469 isoform X1 yields MGEKCAVLHCDNCPGQNKNRYVIGYLLWRVMIGLHRAIELHMQIPGHTKCQVDAGFAQIKKKYRRSDCDTLQHVADVVSKSSKSNEAVIIEDGNVKYYEWKEYIKTTFQPLKGIRKFHHFTFSALLPGVVLCSVDVDGDKVPVILSNHDQITLASPYGQLSSAEGTAPPPWRDEDGRYHPSG; encoded by the exons aTGGGAGAGAAATGTGCTGTTCTTCACTGTGATAACTGTCCAG GTCAAAACAAAAACCGGTATGTGATTGGATATTTGCTATGGCGGGTCATGATTGGGCTACATCGAGCAATTGAACTTCACATGCAGATACCAGGGCATACAAAATGTCAAGTGGATGCAGGCTTTGCTCAGATCAAAAAGAAGTACAGGAG atCAGATTGTGACACTCTACAGCATGTTGCTGACGTAGTCTCCAAGTCCTCCAAAAGTAACGAGGCTGTGATAATAGAGGATGGAAATGTGAAATACTATGAATGGAAagagtatataaaaacaacttttCAGCCTTTGAAAGGGATACGCAAGTTTCATCACTTCACTTTTTCAGCACTGCTGCCTGGAGTTGTATTATGCAGCGTTGATGTAGATGGCGACAAGGTCCCAGTAATCCTCAGTAATCACGACCAAATcacgctggccagtccatacggacaattatcttctgctgaa